A window from Leptothermofonsia sichuanensis E412 encodes these proteins:
- the psb29 gene encoding photosystem II biogenesis protein Psp29: MVESIAGHSIHPLSQLIPYTGHAPTRMTKLGKLAVKRENGCVAHPLISAVNNVRTVSDTKRAFYTIHTRPINSIYRRVVEELMVEMHLLAVNVDFRYDPIYALGVVTSFNRFMQGYRPEQDIASIFDGLCKALQDDPDRYRADAERLEALAKRLSPQEMIHWLELSSPAMDSADLQDQVRAIAHNPKFKYSRLFAIGLFTLLELSAPDLVKDEARRTEALKQISASLKLPEEKIQKDLELYRSNLEKMAQARIVMEDALKAERKKREEREKAKTATLANPSDPSESKGEAPSES, encoded by the coding sequence ATGGTTGAAAGTATAGCAGGGCACTCCATTCATCCATTATCTCAGTTAATTCCCTATACAGGTCATGCCCCAACCCGGATGACAAAACTTGGCAAACTTGCCGTCAAGCGCGAAAATGGGTGTGTCGCCCACCCACTAATTTCTGCTGTGAATAACGTCCGCACGGTTTCTGATACTAAACGAGCCTTCTATACCATCCATACCCGCCCGATCAATTCAATTTACCGGCGGGTCGTGGAGGAGTTGATGGTAGAAATGCACTTACTTGCGGTCAATGTGGACTTTCGGTACGACCCGATTTATGCCCTGGGTGTGGTCACATCCTTCAACCGCTTCATGCAGGGCTATCGTCCAGAGCAAGATATTGCTTCAATTTTTGATGGACTTTGCAAAGCGCTTCAGGATGATCCTGATCGCTATCGTGCGGATGCCGAACGACTGGAAGCTCTGGCAAAGCGCCTGTCTCCGCAGGAAATGATTCACTGGTTGGAACTGTCTTCACCCGCGATGGACAGTGCCGATCTGCAAGATCAGGTGCGGGCGATCGCGCATAACCCCAAATTTAAATACAGTCGTCTGTTTGCGATCGGTTTGTTTACCCTGCTGGAGTTGTCAGCGCCCGACCTGGTTAAAGATGAAGCCCGGCGTACCGAAGCGCTGAAGCAAATTTCCGCTTCTCTAAAATTGCCTGAAGAAAAAATCCAGAAGGATTTAGAACTCTATCGAAGCAATCTGGAGAAGATGGCACAGGCGCGGATTGTGATGGAAGATGCGCTGAAAGCAGAACGCAAAAAACGGGAAGAGCGGGAGAAGGCAAAGACCGCAACTTTAGCAAATCCCTCAGACCCCTCCGAATCTAAGGGAGAAGCCCCTTCTGAGTCCTAG
- a CDS encoding cytotoxic translational repressor of toxin-antitoxin stability system — MQVTRQSSIQKTSPPFRYEVRYERSFLLDLKRLEPAARHIIQSFVFQDFFQINQIQELPECRQIGSSEIYYRFTLDRYLISLEVMGQIIKFLRVIRKPDL; from the coding sequence ATGCAAGTCACCCGGCAATCCTCAATCCAGAAAACGTCCCCGCCTTTCCGGTACGAAGTCCGGTACGAACGCTCCTTTTTGCTTGATCTGAAGCGACTGGAACCTGCTGCCAGACATATCATTCAATCATTTGTGTTTCAGGACTTTTTCCAGATCAACCAAATCCAGGAACTGCCTGAGTGCCGTCAGATCGGCTCCAGCGAAATCTACTATCGCTTCACCCTGGATCGCTATCTGATCAGCCTGGAGGTCATGGGACAGATCATTAAGTTTCTGCGGGTTATCCGCAAACCAGATTTGTAA
- a CDS encoding NAD(P)/FAD-dependent oxidoreductase — MTRVVVVGCGIIGAAIAYELSQVSGLLVTVLDRQLPAQAATGAALGVLMGAISQKPEGNSLRMRLTSIQRYNDWVPRLESVTGLSIPFNRQGILRLCFEGEDLGYWKTLAEIRQQQGWRLEIGDRAYLSSRYPYLNLEHVIGAVYSPQDRQLDPTVMTLALVKAATQNGVQFAFNETVLETAFDSLSDSTGRHCQQVFTQNGCYPADWLVIAAGLGSTPLISAMRHRLELRPVLGQAIQVQLPTPLDYSGLQPVITGDDTHLVPLGGGSYWIGATVEFPQALVAPSPSETALEAVRQRAIAVCPALAHATLVRTWSGLRPRPEGRPAPIIERLPGYRNVLLATGHYRNGVLLAPSTAERIRQAIEAGRSEV, encoded by the coding sequence ATGACCAGAGTTGTCGTGGTGGGATGTGGGATCATTGGGGCGGCGATCGCTTACGAACTGAGTCAGGTTTCAGGACTGCTGGTTACTGTTCTGGATCGCCAGTTACCAGCCCAGGCGGCGACAGGCGCTGCCCTCGGCGTATTGATGGGTGCCATCAGTCAAAAACCTGAGGGCAACAGTCTGCGTATGAGGTTGACCAGCATCCAGCGCTACAACGACTGGGTTCCTCGTCTGGAATCCGTGACAGGGCTTTCTATTCCTTTTAATCGCCAGGGAATTTTGCGCCTGTGTTTTGAGGGAGAAGACCTTGGCTACTGGAAAACCCTGGCGGAGATTCGCCAGCAGCAGGGATGGCGATTGGAGATCGGCGATCGCGCCTATCTGTCATCTCGCTATCCCTACCTGAATCTGGAGCATGTGATCGGAGCCGTTTACTCGCCTCAGGATCGGCAGCTTGATCCAACGGTGATGACCCTGGCTCTGGTCAAAGCCGCTACGCAGAATGGAGTTCAGTTTGCGTTCAACGAAACCGTCCTGGAAACTGCCTTCGACTCCCTCTCCGATAGCACCGGGCGGCACTGTCAGCAGGTTTTTACTCAGAATGGGTGTTATCCAGCGGATTGGCTGGTCATCGCCGCTGGTTTGGGTTCCACCCCGCTGATCAGTGCCATGAGGCATCGGCTTGAGCTGCGCCCCGTGTTAGGGCAGGCAATTCAGGTGCAGCTTCCCACCCCCCTGGATTACTCTGGCTTACAGCCGGTAATTACAGGAGACGATACCCATCTTGTACCGTTGGGAGGGGGAAGCTACTGGATCGGGGCAACGGTGGAATTTCCTCAAGCCCTGGTGGCACCGTCCCCCAGCGAGACCGCACTGGAAGCCGTCCGACAGCGGGCGATCGCCGTCTGTCCGGCTTTAGCCCATGCCACGCTGGTGCGAACCTGGTCTGGTCTGCGCCCCCGTCCCGAAGGTAGACCTGCCCCGATTATTGAAAGACTTCCGGGCTATCGCAATGTCCTGCTGGCAACGGGACACTACCGCAATGGCGTATTGCTGGCACCCTCCACCGCTGAGAGAATTCGGCAGGCAATAGAAGCTGGCAGAAGTGAAGTGTAA
- the hemF gene encoding oxygen-dependent coproporphyrinogen oxidase, with amino-acid sequence MTAFSPSEAIASNTLPPADSRQRTSQFLKAFQDNICQALQQADGQAEFREDSWERPEGGGGRSRVIREGGIFEQGGVNFSEVWGENLPSSILVQRPEAAGHGFYATGTSMVLHPRNPYIPTVHLNYRYFEAGPVWWFGGGIDLTPYYPFPEDVVHFHRTLKQACDAHHTEYYPTFKLWCDEYFYLKHRQETRGVGGIFFDYQDSRGSLYHGPDNQGPAARHSEQVGEIGTRTWEQLFAFVQDCGNAFLPAYLPIIERRRSLEYGDRERNFQLYRRGRYVEFNLVYDRGTIFGLQTNGRTESILMSLPPMVRWEYGYQPEPHTREADLYETFLKPQDWVNWTLPTSEV; translated from the coding sequence ATGACAGCGTTTTCCCCCTCTGAAGCGATCGCATCGAATACTCTTCCTCCTGCCGACTCACGCCAGCGCACCAGCCAGTTTCTGAAAGCCTTTCAAGACAATATCTGTCAGGCGTTGCAGCAGGCAGATGGGCAGGCAGAGTTTCGCGAAGATTCCTGGGAACGCCCGGAAGGTGGCGGTGGGCGATCGCGGGTGATCCGTGAAGGGGGTATCTTCGAGCAGGGTGGCGTTAACTTTTCGGAAGTGTGGGGTGAGAATTTGCCCTCCTCGATCCTGGTACAGCGTCCAGAGGCTGCCGGTCATGGTTTTTACGCAACAGGCACCTCAATGGTGTTGCATCCCCGCAATCCCTACATACCCACAGTTCATCTCAACTACCGTTACTTTGAAGCAGGTCCCGTCTGGTGGTTTGGGGGTGGCATTGACCTGACTCCCTACTATCCCTTTCCAGAAGATGTGGTTCACTTCCACCGGACACTCAAACAGGCCTGTGATGCCCACCATACGGAGTATTACCCCACGTTTAAGCTGTGGTGTGATGAGTACTTCTATCTGAAACACCGGCAGGAAACTCGCGGTGTGGGTGGTATTTTCTTCGATTATCAAGATAGTCGTGGTTCTCTCTATCATGGTCCGGATAATCAGGGCCCAGCCGCCAGACACAGTGAGCAGGTTGGAGAGATTGGTACCCGCACCTGGGAACAACTGTTTGCCTTTGTCCAGGACTGTGGTAATGCCTTTTTACCGGCGTATCTGCCAATTATTGAACGGCGGCGATCGCTGGAGTATGGCGATCGGGAACGCAACTTCCAGCTCTATCGCCGGGGGCGCTATGTTGAGTTCAACCTGGTTTATGACCGGGGTACCATTTTTGGCTTACAGACGAATGGCCGCACCGAATCTATTCTGATGTCTCTGCCACCGATGGTGCGCTGGGAATACGGCTACCAGCCAGAACCCCATACCCGTGAAGCAGACCTCTATGAAACTTTCCTGAAACCTCAAGATTGGGTGAACTGGACCCTGCCCACCTCGGAAGTCTGA
- a CDS encoding STAS domain-containing protein: MEQKSIHMEQRTHTTQDGKTVIVLTPSGRLDITTAWQFRLKLQECISKLSHHVVVNLGQVNFIDSSGLTSLVAGMRDADKVRGSFRICNVHPEAKLVFEVTMMDSVFEIFETEEEALEGVPRGIAS; encoded by the coding sequence ATGGAGCAGAAATCAATTCACATGGAGCAACGAACCCATACGACCCAGGACGGGAAGACGGTGATTGTGCTGACTCCCAGTGGGCGTTTGGATATTACCACTGCCTGGCAGTTTCGGCTCAAGCTTCAAGAATGCATCTCCAAACTCAGTCACCACGTTGTTGTCAATTTGGGGCAGGTCAATTTTATTGATAGTTCTGGCTTGACCTCCCTGGTGGCTGGGATGCGGGATGCCGACAAGGTGCGAGGTAGCTTTCGTATTTGCAATGTCCATCCTGAGGCCAAACTGGTGTTTGAAGTCACCATGATGGATTCTGTCTTTGAAATTTTTGAAACCGAAGAGGAAGCCCTGGAAGGGGTACCCCGTGGCATTGCCAGCTAG
- the psbQ gene encoding photosystem II protein PsbQ, whose translation MIKYRSILIAVLAVVMVMLLSFGSVAEAKRVTKPLSYTSEQIEQIQDYASQLSAIRERMPELADLIQKQDWVFVRNFIHGPLGELRSKMMFVTQSLLGEDQKQARSAAKSVFDNLVAIDQAAQGRDYKLAIRNYAETLRDFDNFIALLPKG comes from the coding sequence ATGATTAAGTATCGGTCCATTCTTATCGCTGTTTTAGCTGTTGTAATGGTTATGCTGTTGAGCTTTGGCAGCGTTGCAGAAGCAAAGCGGGTGACAAAACCGCTGTCTTATACCAGTGAGCAGATCGAGCAAATTCAAGACTACGCCTCTCAGTTGTCTGCCATACGTGAAAGGATGCCTGAACTGGCAGATTTAATCCAAAAGCAAGACTGGGTTTTTGTACGGAATTTTATCCACGGTCCCCTGGGTGAGCTGCGTTCTAAGATGATGTTCGTGACTCAATCATTATTGGGAGAGGATCAAAAGCAGGCGCGCAGTGCTGCAAAGTCTGTATTTGATAACCTGGTGGCCATTGATCAGGCAGCCCAGGGGCGGGACTACAAGCTGGCAATCCGTAACTATGCTGAAACGTTGAGGGACTTTGACAACTTCATAGCGTTGCTACCAAAGGGGTAA
- a CDS encoding lipoxygenase family protein, protein MALPVTPTEQQGQYRYDPTHLDQKGPARIFPYAGEDGVIRYILTRLRQDLLDRGQLSQPLSLLLEQFEKANQTLQESWIMLSTLLADWEIFQSNWFNFTLPPNEQFDSSFVRLRREMGEVLRSARRAAEAAGADGFLRRSRFYQALEAKGRSRPLLSRIHERDGGLSDREFARQRIAGQNPIVLRRWQANAGEDDPQLLQFWAEQPYRLKDGSTIQLVQAAESNRLFVADYPLLAGLTPADLQPGRYVGSPTALFYRTESGLTPVLIQVDKGRVVTPDSQEADAWMRAKLCVQTADVTHHELISHLCYTHLRMEAFAIATPRQLPPNHPIYQLLRPHFQFLLAINTRGNTILLGEGAAIDTLMAPTRAASLTLINQAYQKPFQFHSLPNYIQRQGVEPEYLPDFPYRDDALLLWEAIAWYVTRFLHRYYPDDQAVEQDSYLQAWAEELGAPLHSRPRSEFPQAPVWLPKAWSTQLGLDLEQLPSHARVPDFPSVGVGQMVGKITSLRQLIEIATQIIFTCGPQHAAVNFSQFDYVGYVPNAPFALYGRPDTPATLDDLLPSPAQELGQMELAFALSGIVWGKLGSSELIQFPDRGDRQVLEQFQFELSEVEAKIHARNQQRLEDYGVDYPYLLPSRIPNSINI, encoded by the coding sequence ATGGCATTACCTGTGACTCCGACTGAACAGCAGGGGCAGTATCGCTACGATCCTACCCACCTTGACCAGAAAGGCCCTGCACGAATCTTCCCCTATGCCGGAGAGGATGGGGTGATTCGCTACATCCTGACCAGACTTCGCCAGGATTTGCTTGATCGAGGGCAGCTCTCTCAACCCTTGAGTTTGCTGCTGGAGCAGTTTGAAAAAGCCAATCAGACGCTTCAAGAAAGCTGGATCATGCTCTCAACGTTGCTGGCAGATTGGGAAATCTTTCAGTCCAACTGGTTCAATTTCACACTGCCACCCAATGAGCAGTTTGACAGCAGCTTTGTGCGGTTACGGCGGGAAATGGGGGAGGTGTTGCGGTCTGCCCGGCGGGCAGCAGAGGCAGCCGGGGCGGATGGTTTTTTAAGGAGATCGCGGTTCTACCAGGCACTGGAAGCGAAAGGCCGTTCCCGTCCATTGTTAAGCCGGATCCATGAGCGGGATGGTGGCTTGAGCGATCGCGAATTTGCCCGTCAGCGGATTGCTGGGCAAAATCCAATCGTGCTACGCCGCTGGCAGGCAAATGCTGGGGAGGATGACCCTCAGTTGTTGCAATTCTGGGCAGAGCAGCCCTATCGGCTAAAGGATGGCAGCACCATTCAACTGGTGCAGGCGGCAGAATCCAACCGTCTCTTTGTTGCCGACTATCCGCTGCTGGCAGGGTTGACTCCCGCAGACCTGCAACCCGGTCGTTATGTTGGTAGCCCGACTGCCTTGTTTTACCGCACGGAGAGTGGGCTGACTCCAGTGCTGATTCAGGTTGACAAGGGGCGGGTAGTTACCCCTGACAGCCAGGAAGCCGATGCCTGGATGCGAGCCAAACTCTGCGTCCAGACAGCGGATGTGACCCACCACGAACTCATTTCTCACCTCTGCTATACCCACTTGCGGATGGAGGCATTTGCGATCGCTACACCACGTCAGTTGCCTCCCAACCACCCGATTTACCAGCTTCTACGACCCCACTTTCAATTCCTGCTGGCAATCAATACGCGGGGCAATACCATTCTGCTGGGTGAGGGAGCCGCGATTGATACCCTGATGGCACCTACGCGGGCGGCTTCCCTGACCTTGATCAACCAGGCATACCAGAAGCCCTTTCAGTTCCATTCATTGCCCAACTATATTCAGCGCCAGGGAGTTGAGCCGGAGTATTTGCCCGACTTTCCTTACCGGGATGATGCCCTGCTGTTGTGGGAAGCGATCGCCTGGTATGTCACCCGCTTCCTGCACCGCTACTATCCAGACGACCAGGCCGTAGAACAGGATAGTTATCTGCAAGCCTGGGCAGAAGAACTGGGGGCACCCTTGCATTCCCGTCCTCGCAGCGAATTTCCCCAGGCACCTGTCTGGCTTCCCAAAGCGTGGTCTACCCAACTGGGACTGGATCTGGAACAGCTACCCTCCCACGCCCGTGTACCGGACTTCCCCTCGGTGGGAGTTGGGCAAATGGTCGGAAAAATTACCAGTCTGCGCCAGTTGATTGAGATTGCGACCCAGATCATTTTTACTTGCGGTCCTCAGCACGCGGCAGTGAACTTCAGCCAGTTTGACTACGTGGGCTATGTGCCCAATGCTCCCTTTGCCCTTTACGGTCGTCCAGATACCCCGGCGACCCTGGATGATTTACTGCCTTCTCCTGCTCAGGAACTGGGGCAGATGGAGCTGGCATTTGCACTCAGCGGCATTGTTTGGGGCAAGTTGGGTAGCTCTGAACTGATCCAGTTCCCTGATCGAGGCGACCGTCAGGTTCTTGAACAGTTTCAGTTTGAGTTGTCAGAAGTGGAAGCCAAAATCCATGCCCGCAACCAGCAACGCCTGGAAGATTATGGGGTTGATTATCCCTATCTGTTGCCCTCCAGGATTCCAAATAGCATTAACATCTGA
- a CDS encoding chromophore lyase CpcT/CpeT, with protein sequence MPLNPTLLTLAHYLAGEFDNREQAIASPVWFVHLRLWQRPVPLFTEDSLTLFAEQANVLQPEQPYRQRLLRLSQNNLQGALQVQYYAFKDPHTVRGAGAKPDILQSLTPDQIELLPGCVLNIEQPQSFVFVAAPLPETPCYFRYNGEVRQVSLGFEARPGELISYDKGIDPETGTAIWGALMGPYRFTKRQDYLP encoded by the coding sequence ATGCCTCTAAACCCCACCCTTCTGACACTGGCTCACTATCTGGCGGGCGAGTTCGACAATCGGGAGCAGGCGATCGCCAGTCCGGTCTGGTTTGTCCACTTGCGGCTGTGGCAGCGCCCAGTTCCTCTATTCACTGAAGACAGTCTGACGCTGTTTGCCGAACAGGCAAATGTCCTTCAGCCAGAACAGCCCTATCGTCAGCGACTTCTCCGGTTAAGTCAGAATAATCTTCAGGGGGCACTCCAGGTGCAGTATTATGCCTTTAAGGATCCCCATACAGTCAGGGGAGCAGGTGCTAAACCAGACATCCTGCAATCTCTGACCCCTGACCAAATTGAATTACTGCCCGGTTGCGTCTTAAACATTGAGCAACCCCAAAGCTTTGTGTTCGTGGCTGCTCCTTTGCCAGAAACGCCCTGCTATTTCAGGTACAACGGGGAGGTGCGTCAGGTGTCCCTGGGGTTTGAAGCGCGACCAGGAGAGTTGATAAGCTACGACAAGGGAATTGACCCGGAGACGGGCACAGCTATCTGGGGAGCATTGATGGGACCCTATCGATTCACCAAGCGCCAGGATTACCTTCCCTAG